Proteins co-encoded in one Streptomyces sp. JH34 genomic window:
- a CDS encoding FAD-binding oxidoreductase — translation MDGALLEAMGTALRGPVIGPDDQEYGQARTVYNAMIDKKPAAVVMCHDTADVMEAVRFVRENGLDVAVRGGGHSGPGLCLADGAVTLDLSPMRGVRVDPATQTAQADGGATLGDFDHATHAFGLATPAGIMSTTGIGGLTLGGGHGYLTRKYGLSVDNLVSADVVLADGTFVSANPSEHSDLFWALRGGGGNFGVVTSFDFELHPVDTVGVAITLWPLELFRDVIRWYRDFLPQAPDDLYGFFASLTVPPGPPFPEEIHGRKMCGVIWSSTADPESLGETLAVVNEPGPPAFHFTAPMPYPVLQSMFDALMPAGLQWYWRGDFFDRITDDAVDVHASFAEKLPTGLSTMHLYPVDGAAGRVGPDDTAWAYRDAHWSGVIAGIDPDPANAAALREWAVGYWEALHPHSMGGGYVNFIGTDESQDRVRATYRGHYDRLAEAKGTYDPHNLFRANQNIEPAPPH, via the coding sequence ATGGACGGCGCCCTCCTCGAGGCGATGGGAACCGCTCTGCGAGGCCCGGTCATCGGCCCGGACGACCAGGAGTACGGGCAGGCCCGCACGGTGTACAACGCCATGATCGACAAGAAACCGGCGGCCGTCGTCATGTGCCACGACACGGCGGACGTCATGGAGGCCGTGAGGTTCGTCCGCGAGAACGGCCTGGACGTGGCCGTCCGGGGCGGCGGGCACAGCGGCCCCGGGCTCTGCCTCGCCGACGGCGCGGTCACGCTCGACCTCTCCCCCATGCGCGGCGTGCGGGTCGACCCGGCCACCCAGACCGCCCAGGCCGACGGGGGTGCGACGCTGGGCGACTTCGACCACGCCACCCACGCGTTCGGCCTCGCCACTCCGGCGGGCATCATGTCCACGACCGGGATCGGTGGACTCACCCTCGGCGGCGGCCACGGATACCTCACCCGCAAGTACGGCCTCTCGGTGGACAACCTGGTCTCCGCGGACGTGGTCCTGGCCGACGGCACCTTCGTCTCCGCGAACCCGAGCGAGCACTCCGACCTGTTCTGGGCGCTCCGGGGCGGCGGCGGGAACTTCGGTGTCGTCACGTCGTTCGACTTCGAGCTGCACCCCGTGGACACGGTGGGCGTCGCCATCACCCTGTGGCCCCTGGAGCTCTTCCGCGACGTCATCCGGTGGTACCGCGACTTCCTGCCGCAGGCACCGGACGACCTGTACGGCTTCTTCGCGTCGCTCACGGTCCCGCCCGGGCCGCCCTTCCCCGAGGAGATCCACGGCCGGAAGATGTGCGGGGTCATCTGGTCCTCGACGGCGGACCCGGAATCCCTGGGCGAGACCCTCGCCGTCGTGAACGAACCCGGCCCGCCCGCCTTCCACTTCACGGCCCCGATGCCCTACCCGGTCCTGCAGAGCATGTTCGACGCGCTGATGCCGGCCGGTCTCCAGTGGTACTGGCGCGGTGACTTCTTCGACCGGATCACGGACGACGCCGTCGACGTGCACGCCTCCTTCGCGGAGAAGCTCCCCACCGGGCTGTCGACCATGCACCTGTACCCGGTCGACGGTGCGGCGGGCCGTGTCGGCCCCGACGACACCGCCTGGGCCTACCGCGACGCCCACTGGTCGGGCGTCATCGCCGGCATCGACCCCGACCCGGCCAACGCGGCGGCGCTGCGGGAGTGGGCCGTCGGCTACTGGGAGGCGCTGCACCCGCACTCCATGGGCGGCGGCTACGTGAACTTCATCGGCACCGACGAGTCCCAGGACCGGGTCAGGGCCACCTACCGCGGTCATTACGACCGGCTCGCGGAGGCCAAGGGAACGTACGATCCGCACAACCTCTTCCGCGCAAACCAGAACATCGAGCCCGCACCGCCGCACTGA